A genomic region of Mycolicibacterium poriferae contains the following coding sequences:
- the ffh gene encoding signal recognition particle protein — protein MFESLSDRLTGALSGLRGKGRLTDADIDATAREIRLALLEADVSLPVVRQFVTRIKDRAKGAEVSAALNPAQQVVKIVNEELIGILGGETRQLAFARNPPTVIMLAGLQGSGKTTLAGKLARWLKGQGHTPLLVACDLQRPGAVNQLQITGERAGVHVFAPHPGVAPGGAELEQMAAGDPVAVAAAGLNEAKSKHYDVVIVDTAGRLGIDEELMRQAAAIRDAVNPDEVLFVLDAMIGQDAVTTADAFREGVGFTGVVLTKLDGDARGGAALSVREVTGAPILFASAGEKLEDFDVFHPDRMASRILGMGDVLTLIEQAEQHFDQAQAEATAAKIGSGELTLEDFLEQMLAIRKMGPIGNLLGMLPGAGQMKDALAAVDDSQLDRVQAIIRGMTPQERADPKIINASRRLRIANGSGVSVSEVNQLVDRFFEARKMMSSMAGQMGMPFGRKNTRKAAKGKGKKGKKGGKGPTPPKTRNPLGAGMGGMPAGFPDLSNMPKGLDELPPGLADIDLSKLKFPKGN, from the coding sequence GTGTTTGAATCGCTGTCCGACCGGTTGACCGGAGCTCTCTCGGGACTGCGTGGCAAAGGTCGGCTCACCGACGCCGACATTGACGCCACCGCCCGCGAGATCCGATTGGCCCTGCTGGAAGCCGACGTGTCGCTGCCGGTGGTGCGGCAGTTCGTCACGCGCATCAAGGACCGGGCCAAGGGCGCGGAGGTGTCGGCGGCACTCAACCCGGCCCAGCAGGTCGTCAAGATCGTCAACGAGGAGCTGATCGGCATCCTCGGCGGCGAGACCCGCCAACTGGCGTTCGCGCGCAACCCACCGACGGTGATCATGCTGGCCGGTCTGCAGGGCTCGGGTAAGACCACGCTGGCGGGCAAGTTGGCCCGCTGGCTGAAGGGCCAGGGGCACACACCGCTGCTGGTGGCGTGCGACCTGCAGCGCCCCGGTGCGGTCAACCAGCTGCAGATCACCGGTGAGCGCGCGGGCGTGCACGTCTTCGCCCCGCATCCCGGCGTCGCGCCCGGCGGTGCCGAACTCGAACAGATGGCGGCCGGTGACCCGGTGGCCGTCGCGGCGGCAGGCCTGAACGAAGCCAAGTCCAAGCACTATGACGTCGTGATCGTCGACACCGCGGGTCGGCTGGGCATCGACGAGGAACTGATGCGCCAGGCCGCCGCCATCCGCGATGCGGTCAACCCCGATGAGGTGCTGTTCGTCCTCGACGCGATGATCGGTCAGGATGCGGTCACGACGGCCGACGCGTTCCGCGAAGGCGTCGGGTTCACCGGTGTCGTGCTGACCAAGCTCGACGGTGACGCGCGGGGCGGTGCCGCGCTGTCGGTCCGTGAGGTGACCGGCGCACCCATCCTGTTCGCCTCGGCGGGGGAGAAGCTGGAGGACTTCGACGTCTTCCACCCGGACCGCATGGCCAGCCGGATTCTCGGCATGGGCGACGTGCTGACGCTGATCGAGCAGGCCGAGCAACACTTCGATCAGGCTCAGGCCGAGGCGACCGCAGCCAAGATCGGCAGCGGTGAGCTGACGTTGGAGGACTTCCTCGAGCAGATGCTGGCGATCCGCAAGATGGGTCCGATCGGCAATCTGCTGGGCATGCTGCCCGGCGCAGGCCAGATGAAGGACGCGCTGGCCGCCGTCGACGACAGCCAACTCGACCGGGTCCAGGCGATCATCCGGGGCATGACGCCGCAGGAGCGCGCCGATCCCAAGATCATCAACGCGTCGCGTCGCCTGCGCATCGCCAACGGCTCCGGGGTGTCGGTCTCCGAGGTCAACCAGCTCGTCGACCGCTTCTTCGAAGCGCGCAAGATGATGTCGTCGATGGCGGGCCAGATGGGAATGCCGTTCGGCCGCAAGAACACCCGCAAGGCGGCCAAGGGCAAGGGGAAGAAGGGCAAGAAGGGCGGCAAGGGCCCCACTCCGCCCAAGACGCGCAATCCGCTCGGAGCCGGCATGGGCGGTATGCCCGCCGGTTTCCCCGATCTGTCGAACATGCCGAAGGGGCTCGACGAGTTGCCGCCGGGGCTCGCCGACATCGATCTGTCGAAGTTGAAGTTCCCGAAGGGGAATTGA
- a CDS encoding metal-dependent hydrolase family protein produces the protein MRLHVRGRSLPDGEPVEWWSVDGVLSAEPVTGAETVFDGGWILPGLVDAHCHVGLGPGGPIEMDEAVEQAETERGVGALLLRDAGSPTDTRSFDDRADLPRIIRAGRHLARPKRYQRGFAIELEDEWQLPDAVAEQARWGDGWVKLVGDWIDRDLGELAPLWSDEVLKAAIDAAHANGARVTAHVFSEDALPGLIRAGIDCIEHGTGLTEDTIDLMVEHSTALVPTLINIDNFPDIAAGAGKYPKYQQHMLALHQSCAQRIGAAGEAGVPIYAGSDAGSAVAHGRIADEVEALKGIGMTPTDALGAACWDARRWLGRPTLEHGASADLVCFDDDPRSGPEVLAHPALVMLRGTVF, from the coding sequence ATGCGGCTGCACGTTCGCGGCAGAAGCCTGCCCGACGGTGAGCCCGTTGAATGGTGGTCAGTCGACGGCGTACTGAGTGCCGAACCGGTCACCGGCGCGGAAACCGTGTTTGATGGCGGCTGGATCCTGCCCGGTCTGGTCGACGCGCACTGCCACGTCGGACTCGGTCCCGGCGGTCCGATCGAGATGGACGAGGCGGTCGAACAGGCCGAAACCGAGCGCGGGGTCGGGGCGCTGCTGCTGCGCGACGCCGGTTCACCCACCGACACACGCAGTTTCGACGACCGTGCCGATCTGCCCCGGATCATTCGGGCCGGCCGCCACCTGGCGCGGCCCAAGCGCTACCAGCGCGGGTTCGCGATCGAACTCGAAGACGAGTGGCAGCTGCCTGACGCGGTCGCCGAACAGGCCCGGTGGGGTGACGGCTGGGTCAAGCTGGTCGGTGACTGGATCGACCGCGACCTCGGCGAGCTGGCCCCGCTCTGGTCGGACGAGGTGCTCAAAGCGGCGATCGACGCCGCGCACGCCAACGGTGCACGCGTCACAGCGCATGTGTTCAGCGAAGACGCGCTCCCGGGTCTGATCCGGGCGGGCATCGACTGCATCGAGCACGGCACCGGCCTGACCGAGGACACCATCGACCTGATGGTGGAGCACAGCACGGCCTTGGTGCCGACGCTGATCAACATCGACAATTTCCCCGACATCGCCGCGGGGGCGGGGAAATACCCCAAATATCAGCAGCACATGCTGGCGCTGCACCAATCGTGTGCCCAACGCATCGGCGCCGCCGGGGAAGCCGGGGTGCCGATCTACGCCGGCTCCGATGCGGGCAGTGCCGTCGCGCATGGCCGCATCGCCGACGAGGTCGAGGCGCTCAAAGGCATCGGCATGACCCCGACCGACGCGCTCGGCGCGGCCTGCTGGGATGCCCGCCGGTGGCTCGGCCGTCCCACTCTCGAGCACGGCGCGTCGGCGGATCTGGTGTGTTTCGACGACGATCCCCGCAGCGGACCCGAGGTGCTCGCCCATCCGGCGCTGGTGATGTTGCGCGGGACGGTTTTCTGA
- a CDS encoding D-alanyl-D-alanine carboxypeptidase family protein, with protein MRRRFAGLALALCAVLPGVQLSSAPWAYAQPEPAAAQSVPAGGPAQAWLVADLDTGRVLASRDPYGRYAPASTIKVLLAMTVLDRLSPDSFARANASHTTVECSCVGLEPGQAYTTRQLLEAILMVSGNDAANMLADMLGGQQVAVAAMNRKAALVGARATKASSPSGLDGPGWESVTTPHDLAVIMRAALQYPLIAHIMRSPSAQFPGKTIHNQNELLTRYPGDLGGKTGYTNLARKTYVGAAQRGNRRLVVVQMYGSGDLYGQAIELLDWGFSQ; from the coding sequence GTGCGACGACGATTCGCGGGGCTGGCGCTCGCCCTCTGCGCGGTCCTGCCGGGCGTGCAGCTGTCGTCGGCACCCTGGGCCTACGCCCAGCCCGAACCCGCTGCCGCCCAGTCGGTCCCCGCCGGGGGCCCGGCCCAGGCCTGGTTGGTGGCCGACCTCGACACCGGACGCGTGCTGGCCAGCCGTGATCCCTACGGGCGCTACGCCCCGGCCAGCACCATCAAGGTGCTGCTGGCGATGACGGTGCTGGACCGGTTGAGCCCGGACAGCTTCGCCCGGGCCAACGCGTCACACACCACCGTCGAGTGCTCCTGCGTAGGCCTGGAACCGGGGCAGGCCTACACCACCCGCCAACTGCTCGAAGCCATCCTCATGGTGTCGGGCAACGACGCCGCCAACATGCTCGCTGACATGCTGGGGGGTCAGCAGGTTGCCGTGGCGGCGATGAATCGCAAAGCGGCCCTGGTCGGTGCGCGGGCCACGAAGGCCTCGTCACCGTCGGGCCTCGACGGCCCCGGATGGGAGTCGGTGACCACACCGCACGACCTGGCGGTGATCATGCGCGCGGCGCTGCAATATCCGTTGATCGCCCACATCATGCGCTCTCCGTCAGCGCAGTTCCCCGGCAAGACGATTCACAACCAGAACGAACTGCTGACCCGATACCCCGGTGATCTCGGCGGTAAGACCGGTTACACCAACCTGGCCCGCAAGACCTATGTCGGCGCCGCGCAGCGCGGCAACCGCCGACTGGTCGTGGTGCAGATGTACGGCAGCGGGGACCTCTACGGCCAGGCCATCGAACTTCTCGATTGGGGCTTCAGCCAGTGA
- a CDS encoding D-alanyl-D-alanine carboxypeptidase family protein yields the protein MTRLLACLGTTLCLLAGGTLGPTAPTAMAVPAAGVSQPAGSMPVPGGPAEAWVLADMDTGEILAGRNEHAVYAPASTIKVLTALTVLDELPLDATVVANEADTRVECNCAGVTPGMTYTARQLLEAMLLVSGNDAANTLATMLGGREAALMKMNGKAALLGAYGTNAGSPSGIDGPGIDIWSTPRDLAVIFRAAMANPVFAQITAQPSAVFPTRDGDRVLVNQDELLVRYPGTFGGKTGYTDLARKTFVGGAQRGGRNLVVAMMHGLNKEGEPTYWDQAAALFDWGFAVPPGSGVGRL from the coding sequence ATGACAAGGCTTCTCGCGTGTCTGGGGACGACGCTGTGTCTGCTCGCCGGCGGGACCCTCGGCCCCACCGCACCGACCGCGATGGCAGTGCCCGCCGCCGGGGTGAGCCAACCCGCCGGATCGATGCCCGTGCCCGGCGGCCCCGCCGAGGCCTGGGTGCTCGCCGACATGGACACCGGCGAGATCCTGGCGGGACGCAACGAGCATGCGGTCTACGCCCCGGCCAGCACCATCAAGGTGCTCACCGCGCTGACGGTCCTCGACGAGCTGCCGCTCGACGCGACGGTCGTGGCCAACGAGGCCGACACCCGGGTGGAGTGCAATTGTGCCGGGGTCACCCCCGGCATGACCTACACCGCCCGGCAACTACTGGAAGCCATGTTGCTCGTCTCGGGCAACGATGCGGCCAACACGCTGGCCACGATGCTCGGCGGTCGTGAGGCCGCGCTGATGAAGATGAACGGCAAGGCCGCTCTGCTCGGTGCGTACGGCACCAACGCCGGGTCGCCGTCGGGCATCGACGGCCCCGGTATCGACATCTGGTCGACCCCCCGCGACCTGGCCGTCATCTTCCGCGCCGCCATGGCCAATCCGGTGTTCGCGCAGATCACCGCCCAACCCAGCGCGGTCTTCCCGACCCGCGACGGCGACCGCGTGCTGGTCAACCAGGACGAACTGCTGGTGCGCTACCCGGGCACCTTCGGGGGCAAGACCGGCTATACCGACCTGGCCCGCAAGACGTTCGTCGGCGGCGCCCAACGGGGCGGGCGAAACCTGGTCGTGGCGATGATGCACGGACTCAACAAGGAGGGCGAGCCCACGTACTGGGACCAGGCGGCCGCCCTGTTCGACTGGGGCTTCGCCGTGCCACCCGGTTCCGGCGTCGGCCGTCTGTGA